The Desulfonatronum lacustre DSM 10312 region CCAGGGAAGAACTAGCAAATATTTCTCGGCATGGCGGCGCCGATGGCCGCGGCCACGATGCGCAGCACGCTTTCCTCGGCCGCCGACCATATCCTGGGCGTGCGCACGGAGTCGAACCCGAGAAAGCCCCAGAAGCGATCCTCCACCTGAATCGGAACCACCAACAGGCTTTGAATCTCCTGGGCCTCCAGAATGAGCTTTTCCTGTTCCGAAAAATCCTGCACGAATCCCATGATGGAGTTCCCCGCATTCATTTCCCGCACCCAGCGCGGGGTCAGATCGCAAAGCGGAACATTTTGCAGCATCGGATTGTCGATCTGCGGGGTCACGCCGGATCTGGACCATTCCAGAATCTGGCTGGACAACAGCTTTCCGGTGGGTTCGTCCTGGTGATTTTTGAAGATGTAGACGCGGTCCGTGTTCGTGCGCAGACCCAACTGAGCCAAAATGTCCGGAAGCTTCCGTTCCGGACTCGACGAGCGCAGCAGCTTCAGCGCGGTCGTCGCCGCCAGTTCCAGAAGCAGATCCCGTTGCTGCAACGCGTCCTCGTCCTGCTTGCGGACGGTGACGTCCCTGCCCACGGCGTAGACGAGATCACCCATAACCTGGAGATTCCATTCAATGGTTCGGTAGCCGCCGTCCCTGGCGCAATATCTGTTGATGAAGGACCGCACGTATTTGGCGGTGGCCAGCTTTTCGAAGGTGGCGACGCTGTCCGTCTGGTCCGCCGGGTGAATGAACCGGAGGTACTTGTAGCCTTCCAGTTCGCTCCGAGGGTAGCCGAGGAGATGCTCCCAGGCCGGGCTGAGCCGCAGAATGGAACCGTTTTTATGTTTGATCGCCAACAAGTCCTGGGAAATCGAGAAAAAACAGTCCAGTTCCTGAATCTTGGCCCGCAGGGCCGCCTCGGTATGGCGCAGTTGTTCCTGGATCGTCATGACGTCCGTGACGTCGTGAATCGTGACGACTACGCCCACGATATCCCTGTCGCGTCGGCACGGCACGTAAGTCCGCTTCACGAACCGCGGCCCGCGACCATAATCCACCCATCCTTCGCGTTGGGCCTTGGCGCCTCGCAGCAAGGCCCGATCAAGGTGGAGGCGGATTTCCTTCTCAAAAAACTCATCTCCCCAGAATTGACGGAGAAAGTCGGCGTAGCAGGTACCGTGAAGTTCGTCCGCGGACACGCCGACAAGCTGTTCATACGCCTCATTGACCACGACGATGGTCCCGGAATGGTCGACAAAAGCCTGGGCGTCCTGGGAGTTGCGCACCATCAGCCCCCAGATGCGTTGATGATACTCGGCCTTCGCCTTTTCCTCGGTCTCCCGCTTGTAATTATCCAGGGCCAGAGCCAGGTCCTTGTTTCGCACCCGGACATGCTCTTCCAGTTCCTGCTGGTTCTGCATCAACGTTCCAGCCATGGCCGTCACGTCCGTGACGTCCTGAAGAATCAACAGCATCTCTCGACCCGTCTCCGACCGCATTGCATTCTTTTCTTCAAGACCTTTCTCCACACGGCCTTTGTCCACATGAATGGAAACGGTCCGCGGCCCCAGGGATTTGGTGTCCACTTGGACCAGTATATGGCGGCCACGCCCTTGCCCGGCCTCCTCAAAAAAAATCCGTGCTTCGTCGCACTGATCCGGGCGAACATGCTTCAGAAAGCGTTTCAACGTCGGTTTGACGGAAAAGGGCGGATACCCCAGAAGTTCAAAAACCGACGCGGACCAGCGCGTCTTTCCCGAACCGACCTCCAGGCTCCATACGCCGATCCTCGCGGGCGTACGGATATCCATGACCCAGGGACGATCCTCCTCCATGAAAGGGATTTTTTGCGAGGCCGGGGAACGACCAGGAGAGTCCTGATCGGGAAACAGAAACAGACTGACCATGCTGACGTCCAGCACCTGGCCGAATTTTTCCAACACCGCGAAGGACGGTGAGGACGATCCCTGTTCGATGCGGCTGATCTGACGCAGACTCAATCCGACCTTGTCGGCCAATTCCGCTTGCGTCATGTTCCGCAAGGTTCGCAAATAGCGCAGACGAGCGCCGAATCGGCGCGCCGTGAGAGAAGGTTCGGGCATGTCGTTGGTTTTTGGAGTTCAAAAAAGATTCATCCGACTGGAACGTCGCCGATCGGGCGATACCTTCCAGCCGGATGAATCTCAAGTATGACGGCGTCGCGAACCGTTCCTTCGCGGTCGCCTTTTGACGACCGCGAAGAAACAGTCCCTGCGCATCAAGCTTCTTTCAGCTGCCGGACCAGCTCCCGCAGCTCGTTTCCTTGCCTGGCCAGTTCGGACACGGCTTCGGCGGACTGGTTCATGACCTCGCTGGTTTGCGAGGCGATGCGGTTGATGTCCTCCACGCCGCGATTGATCTCCTCACTGGTGGCGGACTGCTGTTCCGCGGCCGTGGCGATGGACCGGACCTGGTCAGCGGCCTGTTCGGCCAGGGCCAGGATTTCCTTCAGGGCTTCGCCCGACTTGTTGGCCAGTTGCGTGGCTTCCTCAATGGCGGCCACGGACTGATCCATGCCCTGGATGTTGTTCCTGGTGCCCTGCTGGATGGCGGAAATGGCGTCGCCCACTTCCTTGGTGGCGTTCATGGTCTTTTCCGCCAGCTTGCGGACCTCGTCGGCCACCACGGCGAAGCCGCGTCCAGCGTCCCCGGCCCGGGCCGCCTCGATGGCCGCGTTCAGGGCCAGGAGGTTGGTCTGATCCGCGATATCCTCGATCACGTTCATGATCCGTCCGATCTGTTCGGCCTGCTGTCCCAGTTGACTGAGATTGTTTTTCATTTCTCCGGCCTGCCGCTGAACCTTGTTGATGGCGGCGACCGAGGCGCTGACCACGTCCGCGCCGTTCACGGCCTTGGTCCGGGCCATATCCGAGGCCTCGGCGGCCTGGGAGGCGTTCTTGGCAACCTCCAGAACCGTGGCGTTCATCTCTTCCATGGCCGTGGCCGTTTCGCCGGTGCGGGAGCGCTGCTCTTCCGCGCCCCGGCTGGCCTGCTCCACCTGAGCCGCCAACTGTTCGGAGGCCGATCCGACCTGTTCCACCACGCCTTCAATGCGTCCGGCGGCCTGGAGCATCCCGTCGCGTTGGGCTTGTTCGGCTTGGCGTTTGGCTTCCTCGGCCTCCTGAGTGGCCAGGTTGCATTCCTCGGCCTTCTGCTCCGCCTCCTTGGCCTTGACGTCGGCCTCTTCCATTTTTTCGATCAAGGTGCCGACCATGGATTGAATGCTCCGGTTCAGCTTCCCGACCTCGTCCTGTTGATCAATGTTGGACTGGGCGTGCAGGTCTCCACCGGCCACGGCTTCGGCGTACTTCATCAAACGATTGATGGGTCCGGTAATCCGGGAGGCCAGCAGCAGCCATAAGGCCACCACGGCGATCAGGGTCGCCGCGAGAACGCTCCAAATGACCATCCGGCCCTGGCTGTTCGTGGTCCTGATCAATTCCACATCCTGAAAAATTTCCTCGTCGAAAGTTCCCGCGCCGATAATCCAGTCCCAAGGCGCAAAGTAAGCGATGCTGACGGTCTTCATCCGGGCTTCGGCTTCCCCCGGATTTTTCCAGGGATAGCGGTCTTCGGCGAATTCCCCGGTTCTCAAGGCCTTGGCTCTGGCGATCATTTCTTGAACAAACAACCTGCCGCCGGCGTCCCGGGCCTCCCAGATGTTCTCGCCGTCCTGTGCGCCATGGTGGGAAATGATATATTGGCCTTTGGAGTCGACCACGAACACATAGCCGGTCTCGCCCACCGTGATCTCCATGATCTGTCGACGCAGACTCTCGGCGCTTTCTTCCGGCACTCCGACATACAACACGCCCACGACCCTGCCGCCATCGTCCATAATCGGCTCATAGGCCGTGACATACCAGGCGTTGACCACAAAGGCCCGACCGATAAAACGCTGTCCGGACAGCACGCGCTCCAAGACCCGGTTGGGGGTCCCGTCCGGGTTGCGCGCCGGAATGTAGGTGCCGATGGCCCTGTTTCCGTCCAGGGTCTGGACGTTGGTGCTCACCCGGAGCATGTCTCCGGCCTCGTTCATGCGTTGAAAAATGGTGGCGGTGCCGCCCACCAGTTCCCGGGTGTCGTCGACAATCGGCGAATAGCGGTCCACGTTGGCGTTCTGGCCCAGCCAGGTGTCGCCGACCATCATCCTCGGCAGGCGGATATTTGTCTCTTCACGGGAAAATTGATTGATCGCCCGCCATTGCACGGTGGCCTCCGCGAAATGCACCCGGCCGGTCCGGCGCAAAATGTCCCGGGCCACGTTCAGGTCGCTGATGGTCTTTTGCTCCAGCACTTCCTGCATGCTGGTGACCATGGCCACGACCCCGGACACGACGCCCTCGTTCTGATTCCTTGCGAGCTGCTCCACCGCGTGCGCCGCGATCTCCTCGGCCTGCTCGGCCTTCCACATGGCTATCCCCGCGATAAGCACCAGGGGAATGATGGTCGCCACCACCCCCGCGATGATCAGCTTCATTCGAATGGTCATGTTCTTCATTGCCTCGGTCTCCTTCTGTTTCGTTACGTGAGCGGCTATTCGAACCAACGCGCTTCAGGCCGGAAACAACCTAAATGCCGGCCAGCATGCTCTGTTCGCCCCTGCTCAACAGGCGATCCAGGTCCAACAGGATCAACAACCTGTCGGCCAGCTTGCCCACTCCGTTGATGTATTCGGATTCGATCCCCGAGATGATGGCCGGGGGCGGTTCCACCGTATTCGCCGGGATGCGCAGCACTTCGGAAACCGAATCCACCACGAAGCCGACGATGACGTTGTTGATTTCGATGACGATGATCCGGGTGTGCTTGTCGTGCTCCTGGGTCGTCATTCCAAAGCGCTTGCGCAGATCGATGATCGGAATGACCTTGCCCCGCAGGTTGATCACTCCTTCCACGAAATCCGGGGCCTTGGGCACCCTGGTGATGCCCATCATCCGGATGATCTCCTGGACCTTGAGGATCTCCACGCCGAATTCCTCTTCCCCGATGTGGAAGGTGACCAATTGCAGCAGTTCCGCTTCCGGACCTTTTTGAACGAGGTTCTCCTGTGCCATCCTGCCTCCGCGCATGTTTGTCGTGGCGGGACGCCGCCAACGACATGAAAAGTCCATGGCCCGATCGTCCGAACTCCGCGCCGTCGTGTCTCGCGAACGCCGCCGCATTTGACGAAGCGTCGTGATAAACTCTTTTTGTTTCAGCCTTATCGACAGGTCACGTGATTTTTTTAACAATCTTAACACGAGGGGCGACAAAAAGAAATGACACTGAATGTCTTATTTTTCCAAGCCTGAAATGCCGTTGTGTTTGCGTTTACAGGCGCTCTCTTGTAAACGACCGAACGGTTGATCCACGCGCCGCTGTATCGTGACCGGCTCGGCGAACAGTCCAAACCGGACGGCCTAAGGTCACGGCGCGACGCGTTCCCGTTCCAGGTCCATTCATTTCGCCACCACCCCAAGAACCCGTTTTCGAGACATTCCAACATGCCCAAACGAACCGATCTTCGCCGCATTCTGCTCATCGGCTCCGGCCCCATCGTCATTGGTCAGGCCTGCGAATTCGATTATTCCGGGACCCAGGCCCTCAAAGCCCTGAAGGAAGAGGGCTACGAGGTCATTCTGGTCAATTCCAATCCGGCCACGATCATGACCGATCCGGAATTGGCCGATAAAACCTACATCGAACCCATTGATCCGGAAGTGGTGGCCAAGATCATCGCCCGGGAGCGTCCGGACGCCCTGTTGCCCACTCTGGGTGGTCAAACCGGTCTGAACACGGGGCTGGCCCTGGCCGAGTCCGGGGTCCTGGACCAGTACGGCGTGGAACTCATCGGCGCGACGCAGGAGGCTATTCGCAAGGCCGAAAGCCGGGAAGAATTTCGCCAGGCCATGCACAACATCGGCCTGAACGTTCCCAAAAGCCTGATCGCCCGGAACATGGAGCAGGTCCGCCAAGCGGCCCGGGAGATCAGCTTTCCGATCATTGTCCGTCCGGCCTTCACCCTGGGCGGCACCGGCGGCGGGGTGGCCTACAACCAGGAAGACCTTGAAGCCCTGGCCGAACAGGGCTTGACCGCCAGCATGAAGACCGAGGTGATGCTGGAAGAGTCCGTCCTGGGTTGGAAGGAATTCGAGCTGGAGGTGATGCGGGACAAGAACGACAACTCCGTGATCATCTGCTCCATCGAAAATCTGGATCCCATGGGCGTGCATACCGGGGACTCCATCACCGTGGCCCCGGCCCAGACCCTGACCGACGCCGAATACCAGCGGATGCGCAACGCCTCCCTGGCCATCATGCGCGAGATCGGCGTGGAGACCGGCGGGTCCAACGTCCAGTTCGCGGTCAATCCGCAAAACGGCGACCTGGTGGTCATTGAGATGAACCCCCGGGTGTCCCGCTCTTCAGCCCTGGCCTCCAAGGCCACCGGCTTCCCCATCGCCAAGATCGCGGCCAAGCTGGCCGTGGGCTACACCCTGGACGAACTGCCCAACGACATCACCCGGGAAACCATGGCCTCCTTCGAGCCGGCCATCGACTACTGCGTGATCAAGATCCCCCGGTTCACCTTCGAGAAATTTCCCGGCTCCCAGGACTATCTGACCACATCCATGAAAAGCGTGGGCGAGACCATGGCCATTGGTCGGACTTTCAAGGAAGCCCTGCAAAAAGGCATGCGTTCCCTGGAAGTCGGAGTCACGGGGCTCAGCTCGGATCTTTCCCAGTCCGTCCCGGACCATGAAACCATTCTCAGCGGGCTGCGCCTGCCCCACTCCAAGCGGCTGTTCGTTCTGCGCCAGGCCCTGGTAGCCGGACTCGGCGAAGCCGAAATCGTGGAGGCCACGGGCATTGATCCCTGGTTCATCCGCCAGATCGCGGAGATCGTCGTCTTTGAGAACGAGCTGAAGCAGTTCGCCCTGGCCGAGAACCTCTCCGCCGCCAACCCGAACATGGCGGACATCCTGCGCCGAGCCAAGGAGATGGGCTTTTCCGACGCCCAGTTGGCCGCGGTCTGGAAGCGGGCCGAGACGGACATCCGCAAACTGCGCCAGGAGTTGAGCATCCTGCCCACCTACAAGCTGGTGGACACCTGCGCCGCGGAGTTTGAGGCCTACACGCCCTATTACTATTCCACCTACGAGCAGGAAAGCGAGACCCGGGCCGGCGCCCAAGGCAGCAACGGGCGCAAGGTGGTTATTCTGGGCGGCGGTCCGAACCGCATCGGCCAGGGCATCGAATTCGACTACTGCTGCGTCCACGCCTCCTATGCCCTGCGGGAAATGGGCGTGGAATCGATCATGGTCAATTCCAACCCCGAAACCGTGAGCACGGACTACGACACCTCGGACCGGCTCTATTTCGAGCCCCTGACCTTCGAGGACGTGCTGAACATCGTGGAGACGGAACAGCCCGAGGGCGTGATCGTCCAGTTCGGCGGCCAGACGCCGCTGAACCTGGCCGTGCCCCTGATGCGCGCCGGCGTGCCCATCCTGGGTACCAGCCCGGACAGCATCGACCGGGCCGAGGACCGGGAACGCTTTCAGGCCCTGCTTCAGAAGCTGAATCTGCGCCAACCGGCCAACGGCACGGCCATGACCCCGGACGAGGCCATCGTCATTGCCGGACGCATCGGCTACCCGGTGGTGGTCCGGCCTTCCTACGTCCTCGGCGGACGGGCCATGGAGATCGTCTTTGACGAGGCGCAGTTGCGCTCCTACTTCACCCAGGCGGCCCAGGTCTGCCCCGGCCACCCCATTCTCATCGACAAATTCCTGCAACACGCCATTGAAGTGGACGTGGACGCCCTCAGCGACGGCCGGGATACGCTGGTGGCCGGGATCATGGAGCATATCGAGGAAGCCGGAATCCACTCCGGCGACTCGGCCTGCGTCCTGCCTCCGCACACCCTGCCCGAGGCAATCATCGCCGAGATCCGTCGCCAGACTGAGGCCCTGGCCCGTGAACTGGGCGTGATCGGACTGATGAACATCCAGTTCGCGGTCCAGGACGGGACGATCTACATTCTGGAGGTCAACCCCCGGGCCTCGCGCACCGCGCCCTTCGTGAGCAAGGCCACCGGCCTGCCCCTGGCCAAACTGGCCACCCGGATCATGCTCGGGCAAAAACTGAAGGATCTGGGCATCCCGGCCCAGGTTCCGCTGAAGTACATCTCGGTCAAGGAATCCGTGTTTCCGTTCCGCCGCTTTCCCGGCGTGGACGTGCTCCTGGGCCCGGAAATGCGCTCCACCGGGGAGGTCATGGGCATTGACGAGAGCTTCGGCCTGGCCTTCATGAAGAGCCAACTCGCCGCGGGCCAACGCCTGCCCGAATCCGGCACGGTGTTCATCTCCGTGAACGACGCGGACAAGCAGGAGGTGCTTCCCGTGGCCAAAATATTCCAGGAACTGGGCTTCCGCATCCTGGCCACCAAGGGCACCGCCGGCCTGCTCCAGCAACACGGCCTCAGCGCGGAGCACGTCTTCAAGGTCCACGAGGGCCGTCCCCACGTGGTGGACCATATCAAAAACAAGGCCATCGACCTGGTGATCAACACCTCCTCCGGGAAGAAAACCGTGCACGACTCCTCCTCCATCCGGCAAACCACCCTGCTCTACGGCATCCCCTACACCACCACCCTGGCCGGAGCCAAAGCCATGGCCCAGGCCCTCCAGGAACTCAAAGGCCGGGGCATGGAAGTGAAGAGTTTGCAGGAGTATCATCGTGGGTGAATCTCATGAGCGAGAACACTATGCTGAAAGCCGATGAATTTGATCGACGTTTCGATGATGGAGAAGATATTTCCGATTTTCTCGAATTCTCTCAAGCATCAAGGCCAGGCTTGGAAAAACAGACCGTTTCCTTTTCCTTTCCGAGTTGGATGATTGCATCAATGGCTGATCAATCAAAAATCCTCGGGGTCTCCACGGAAGCCATGGTGACCATGTGGATTTCCGAAAAATTGCCGAAAACACACCGACACACTTTTCAGGAACACGCTCAATGAAACGAGAATACTGCGGACTCGTCGGCATTTCCGGGCATCCGGAGGCGGCCAGAATGGCCTATTTCGGACTGTACGCCCTGCAGCATCGCGGCCAGGAAAGCGCCGGCATCGTAACCTGGGATGGGACCAAGATTCGCGAGCAGCGGGGCATGGGCCTGGTGGCCGACGTGTTCAACGAGCGCCACCTGGGCAAGGAACTCAAGGGCTCCACCGCGGTGGGTCACATCCGCTACTCCACCACCGGGGCCTCCCTGCTGCGCAACGCCCAGCCCTTCATGGTCCGCTTCGGGGAATACCGTCTGGCCATCGGTCACAACGGGAACCTGGTCAACGCCCAGACCCTGCGTCAGGAATTGGAAGAGCAAGGATCGATCTTCCAGACCACCATGGACAGCGAAGTCATCGTTCACCTGATCGCCCGCAACCTGAACGGCAAAAGCCTGGAAGAAGCCATCGCCCTGGCTTGCTCTCGGATTCAGGGGGCCTATTCGCTGGTCATCCTGGCCAACAACAAGCTCATCGCCCTGCGCGACCCCCTGGGTTTCCGCCCCTTGTCCCTGGGCCGGATGGGCGACGCCTACGTGGTGGCCTCGGAAACCTGCGCCTTTGACCTGCTGGAGGCGGAATACCTGCGCTGCATCGAGCCCGGGGAAATGGTGATCATTGAGGATCGCTGTCTCAGCTCACGGCGCTTCGCCGAGGTCGCGCCCTCCAAGTCCTGCATCTTCGAGTTGGTCTATTTCGCGCGGCCGGACTCGTTTGTCTTCGGTCGGGAGGTCTACGCGGCCCGCAAGAGAATGGGCGAGCTTCTCGCCCAGGAAGCCCCCGTGGACGCGGACTTCATCATGCCGTTCCCGGACTCCGGGATGTACGCCGCCGTGGGCTACGCCCAAGCCTCGGGCATGCCCTTCGAACTGGCCATGATCCGCAACCACTACATCGGCCGGACCTTCATCCAGCCCTCCCAGGACATGCGGGACTTCGGCGTGCGCGTCAAACTCAACCCGGTCCGTTCGCTGATCAAGAACAAGCGCCTGGTGATCATCGAAGACTCCATCGTTCGCGGCACGACCATCCGGACCAGGGTCAAAAAGCTGCGCGAGCTGGGAGCTCGGGAGATCCACATGCGGGTCAGCTGCCCGCCCATCCGGCACCCCTGCTATTTCGGCATCGACTTTTCCTCCAAGGGAGAACTGATCGCCTCCAACCATCCGGTCCCGGACATCGCCCGCTACATCGGCCTGGACAGCCTGCACTACCTGAGCATCGACGGCCTGCTGACCTCGGCCGGCAAGGACATGGGCTATTGTCTGGCCTGCTTCGACGGACGCTATCCGTTGGACGTGGATCCCGCCTGCTCCAAGATGTGCCTGGAAGACAAGTGTTGCGGATAACCTCCGGAGGACGGCGATGACCCAGGTTCCGCCCCAGGCTGCACATCAAGCCCTGTCTCCCCCACCATCCCAGGCACCGGCCCGCGACTGGCTGGCCCTGAGTCGGGAAGTCCTGGACGTGGAGATTGCCGGCCTGGTCGCCGTACGCGACGACCTGGGCCGGGGCTTTCTGGACGCCCTGGAAACCCTGGCCGAATGCTCCGGACGGGTCGTGGTCATCGGCCTGGGCAAGTCCGGCCTCGTGGGCCGCAAGATCGCGGCCACCCTGAGCAGCACCGGCACTCCGGCCTTTTTTCTGCATCCCGTGGAAGGGGCCCACGGCGACCTGGGCATGATCCGTCCCGAAGACGTGGCCCTGGCCATCTCCAACAGCGGCGAAACCGACGAGTTGAACGCCATTCTGCCCACCCTGCGCTCCCTGGGAGTGCGCGTCGTGGCCCTGACCCGCAACGAGCACTCCTCCCTGGCCGGGTTGAGCGATATCGTGATCAAGGTCGCCGTGCCCAAGGAGGCCTGCCCACTGGGACTGGCCCCCACGGCCAGCACCACCGCGGCCCTGGCCGTGGGCGACGCCCTGGCCGTCTGCCTGATTCACTGGAAGCGCTTCGACGCCTGCGCCTTTCGGC contains the following coding sequences:
- a CDS encoding PAS domain S-box protein, producing MPEPSLTARRFGARLRYLRTLRNMTQAELADKVGLSLRQISRIEQGSSSPSFAVLEKFGQVLDVSMVSLFLFPDQDSPGRSPASQKIPFMEEDRPWVMDIRTPARIGVWSLEVGSGKTRWSASVFELLGYPPFSVKPTLKRFLKHVRPDQCDEARIFFEEAGQGRGRHILVQVDTKSLGPRTVSIHVDKGRVEKGLEEKNAMRSETGREMLLILQDVTDVTAMAGTLMQNQQELEEHVRVRNKDLALALDNYKRETEEKAKAEYHQRIWGLMVRNSQDAQAFVDHSGTIVVVNEAYEQLVGVSADELHGTCYADFLRQFWGDEFFEKEIRLHLDRALLRGAKAQREGWVDYGRGPRFVKRTYVPCRRDRDIVGVVVTIHDVTDVMTIQEQLRHTEAALRAKIQELDCFFSISQDLLAIKHKNGSILRLSPAWEHLLGYPRSELEGYKYLRFIHPADQTDSVATFEKLATAKYVRSFINRYCARDGGYRTIEWNLQVMGDLVYAVGRDVTVRKQDEDALQQRDLLLELAATTALKLLRSSSPERKLPDILAQLGLRTNTDRVYIFKNHQDEPTGKLLSSQILEWSRSGVTPQIDNPMLQNVPLCDLTPRWVREMNAGNSIMGFVQDFSEQEKLILEAQEIQSLLVVPIQVEDRFWGFLGFDSVRTPRIWSAAEESVLRIVAAAIGAAMPRNIC
- a CDS encoding methyl-accepting chemotaxis protein, with product MKNMTIRMKLIIAGVVATIIPLVLIAGIAMWKAEQAEEIAAHAVEQLARNQNEGVVSGVVAMVTSMQEVLEQKTISDLNVARDILRRTGRVHFAEATVQWRAINQFSREETNIRLPRMMVGDTWLGQNANVDRYSPIVDDTRELVGGTATIFQRMNEAGDMLRVSTNVQTLDGNRAIGTYIPARNPDGTPNRVLERVLSGQRFIGRAFVVNAWYVTAYEPIMDDGGRVVGVLYVGVPEESAESLRRQIMEITVGETGYVFVVDSKGQYIISHHGAQDGENIWEARDAGGRLFVQEMIARAKALRTGEFAEDRYPWKNPGEAEARMKTVSIAYFAPWDWIIGAGTFDEEIFQDVELIRTTNSQGRMVIWSVLAATLIAVVALWLLLASRITGPINRLMKYAEAVAGGDLHAQSNIDQQDEVGKLNRSIQSMVGTLIEKMEEADVKAKEAEQKAEECNLATQEAEEAKRQAEQAQRDGMLQAAGRIEGVVEQVGSASEQLAAQVEQASRGAEEQRSRTGETATAMEEMNATVLEVAKNASQAAEASDMARTKAVNGADVVSASVAAINKVQRQAGEMKNNLSQLGQQAEQIGRIMNVIEDIADQTNLLALNAAIEAARAGDAGRGFAVVADEVRKLAEKTMNATKEVGDAISAIQQGTRNNIQGMDQSVAAIEEATQLANKSGEALKEILALAEQAADQVRSIATAAEQQSATSEEINRGVEDINRIASQTSEVMNQSAEAVSELARQGNELRELVRQLKEA
- a CDS encoding chemotaxis protein CheW, which gives rise to MAQENLVQKGPEAELLQLVTFHIGEEEFGVEILKVQEIIRMMGITRVPKAPDFVEGVINLRGKVIPIIDLRKRFGMTTQEHDKHTRIIVIEINNVIVGFVVDSVSEVLRIPANTVEPPPAIISGIESEYINGVGKLADRLLILLDLDRLLSRGEQSMLAGI
- the carB gene encoding carbamoyl-phosphate synthase large subunit, with the translated sequence MPKRTDLRRILLIGSGPIVIGQACEFDYSGTQALKALKEEGYEVILVNSNPATIMTDPELADKTYIEPIDPEVVAKIIARERPDALLPTLGGQTGLNTGLALAESGVLDQYGVELIGATQEAIRKAESREEFRQAMHNIGLNVPKSLIARNMEQVRQAAREISFPIIVRPAFTLGGTGGGVAYNQEDLEALAEQGLTASMKTEVMLEESVLGWKEFELEVMRDKNDNSVIICSIENLDPMGVHTGDSITVAPAQTLTDAEYQRMRNASLAIMREIGVETGGSNVQFAVNPQNGDLVVIEMNPRVSRSSALASKATGFPIAKIAAKLAVGYTLDELPNDITRETMASFEPAIDYCVIKIPRFTFEKFPGSQDYLTTSMKSVGETMAIGRTFKEALQKGMRSLEVGVTGLSSDLSQSVPDHETILSGLRLPHSKRLFVLRQALVAGLGEAEIVEATGIDPWFIRQIAEIVVFENELKQFALAENLSAANPNMADILRRAKEMGFSDAQLAAVWKRAETDIRKLRQELSILPTYKLVDTCAAEFEAYTPYYYSTYEQESETRAGAQGSNGRKVVILGGGPNRIGQGIEFDYCCVHASYALREMGVESIMVNSNPETVSTDYDTSDRLYFEPLTFEDVLNIVETEQPEGVIVQFGGQTPLNLAVPLMRAGVPILGTSPDSIDRAEDRERFQALLQKLNLRQPANGTAMTPDEAIVIAGRIGYPVVVRPSYVLGGRAMEIVFDEAQLRSYFTQAAQVCPGHPILIDKFLQHAIEVDVDALSDGRDTLVAGIMEHIEEAGIHSGDSACVLPPHTLPEAIIAEIRRQTEALARELGVIGLMNIQFAVQDGTIYILEVNPRASRTAPFVSKATGLPLAKLATRIMLGQKLKDLGIPAQVPLKYISVKESVFPFRRFPGVDVLLGPEMRSTGEVMGIDESFGLAFMKSQLAAGQRLPESGTVFISVNDADKQEVLPVAKIFQELGFRILATKGTAGLLQQHGLSAEHVFKVHEGRPHVVDHIKNKAIDLVINTSSGKKTVHDSSSIRQTTLLYGIPYTTTLAGAKAMAQALQELKGRGMEVKSLQEYHRG
- the brnA gene encoding type II toxin-antitoxin system BrnA family antitoxin → MSENTMLKADEFDRRFDDGEDISDFLEFSQASRPGLEKQTVSFSFPSWMIASMADQSKILGVSTEAMVTMWISEKLPKTHRHTFQEHAQ
- the purF gene encoding amidophosphoribosyltransferase is translated as MKREYCGLVGISGHPEAARMAYFGLYALQHRGQESAGIVTWDGTKIREQRGMGLVADVFNERHLGKELKGSTAVGHIRYSTTGASLLRNAQPFMVRFGEYRLAIGHNGNLVNAQTLRQELEEQGSIFQTTMDSEVIVHLIARNLNGKSLEEAIALACSRIQGAYSLVILANNKLIALRDPLGFRPLSLGRMGDAYVVASETCAFDLLEAEYLRCIEPGEMVIIEDRCLSSRRFAEVAPSKSCIFELVYFARPDSFVFGREVYAARKRMGELLAQEAPVDADFIMPFPDSGMYAAVGYAQASGMPFELAMIRNHYIGRTFIQPSQDMRDFGVRVKLNPVRSLIKNKRLVIIEDSIVRGTTIRTRVKKLRELGAREIHMRVSCPPIRHPCYFGIDFSSKGELIASNHPVPDIARYIGLDSLHYLSIDGLLTSAGKDMGYCLACFDGRYPLDVDPACSKMCLEDKCCG
- a CDS encoding KpsF/GutQ family sugar-phosphate isomerase — translated: MTQVPPQAAHQALSPPPSQAPARDWLALSREVLDVEIAGLVAVRDDLGRGFLDALETLAECSGRVVVIGLGKSGLVGRKIAATLSSTGTPAFFLHPVEGAHGDLGMIRPEDVALAISNSGETDELNAILPTLRSLGVRVVALTRNEHSSLAGLSDIVIKVAVPKEACPLGLAPTASTTAALAVGDALAVCLIHWKRFDACAFRRCHPGGTLGQRLRLLIQDVMHRKNLPVVRSGVALAQTLTALNSGGLGTVAVVDDQGRLTGILTDGDVRRLVCQERLDPAIAVDAVMTKSPRSVSPDQTAALALDVMESAAITVLPVVDAAGRLQGMVHLHDLLGKGGVKFAG